The nucleotide sequence TGCGCGAAGCTCGTCGTTTTTTGCAATGCGCCGGGGGACAATCCCTTCATGGCGGGCGCTTTTCACGGCGTTTCCGAGGCGGATAAGGTCGTGAGCGTCGGCGTCAGCGGGCCGGGCGTTGTGAAGCGCGCCTTGGAGGACATCAAGGGCGCGGATTTCTCCGAGGTGGCGGAGATGATCAAACGCACGGCGTTCAAGATCACGCGCGTCGGACAGCTCGTGGCACGCGAGGCGTCGAAGCGGCTCGGCGTACCCTTCGGCATCATCGACCTCTCGCTTGCGCCGACGTCGGCAGTCGGCGACAGTGTCGCGCACATCTTGGAGGAGATGGGACTCGAAAGCTGCGGCGCTCCGGGCACGACGGCGGCGCTCGCGCTCTTAAACGATGCGGTCAAGAAGGGCGGTCTCATGGCATCTTCGCATGTGGGGGGGCTGTCGGGCGCGTTCATTCCCGTCAGCGAGGATGCGGGCATGATCGACGCTGTGGCACGCGGCAGTCTCTCGCTGGAAAAGCTTGAAGCGATGACGTGCGTCTGCTCCGTCGGCCTCGACATGATCGCGGTCGCGGGCGATACGTCGGCGGCGACAATTTCGGGAATCATCGCGGACGAGGCGGCGATTGGCATGATCAACAACAAGACGACGGCGGTGCGCGTCATCCCCGTGCCCGGAAAGAAGGTTGGCGACGAGGTGGAGTGGGGAGGCCTCTTGGGGCGCTGCCCGATCATGCCCGTCAAGGACGCCTTCAGCTCGGAGGCTTTCGTCGCTCGCGGCGGACGAATCCCGGCGCCCGTGCGCAGCCTGACGAACTGAGGACGCGATGCGAGTCACGAAGAAGATACGCGAAAAGCAGCTGGAAATCCTCGAAGAGACGTACCGCGGCGCCAAGCCTGAGCTGCATTTCAGCAATCCCTTCGAGCTTCTGATCGCCGTCATCCTGTCGGCGCAGTGCACGGACAAGCGCGTGAACATCACGACGGCACGGCTCTTCAAGAAGGCGGCGACGCCTGCGGCCATCGTCGCCTTGGGGATTTCGGGGCTTGAAGAGGAAATAAAGGACTGCGGACTTTTCCGCAATAAGGCGAAGAATATCATGGCGACGTGCCGCACGCTCGTCGAGGAGTTCGGCGGCGAGGTGCCGTCCGACTACGATACGCTCCTCAAATTGCCGGGCGTCGGCAGGAAGACGGCGAACGTCGTGACGAGCGTCGCTTTCGGCCGCCCCGCCATCGCCGTCGATACGCACGTTTTTCGCATAGCGAACCGCTTGAAGCTCGCTGTGGGCGAGACGCCGCTCGCGGTGGAGAAGGGGCTGATGAAGGTGATTCCGCGCGAAAAGTGGAGTGCGGCGCACCACTGGCTCATCTACCACGGCAGGCGCGTATGCAAGGCGAATCGCCCGCTCTGCGGCGAGTGTCCGCTCGCGGATGTCTGCCCAAGCCGTGAGTGAGCAGCGAATGGGGGA is from Selenomonas sputigena ATCC 35185 and encodes:
- a CDS encoding PFL family protein, with product MITIDDILETNRMITENKLDVRTITMGISLRDCAHPNIEQFCRNVYDKVTKSAEFLVQTGKDIEAEYGIPIINKRVSVTPIAIAADACKTDSYVPVAEALDRAAKEIGINFIGGFSALVEKGYTHGDQVLISSIPQALSSTDLVCSSVNLGSTKAGINMDCVREMGEVIKRTAELTRDQAAIGCAKLVVFCNAPGDNPFMAGAFHGVSEADKVVSVGVSGPGVVKRALEDIKGADFSEVAEMIKRTAFKITRVGQLVAREASKRLGVPFGIIDLSLAPTSAVGDSVAHILEEMGLESCGAPGTTAALALLNDAVKKGGLMASSHVGGLSGAFIPVSEDAGMIDAVARGSLSLEKLEAMTCVCSVGLDMIAVAGDTSAATISGIIADEAAIGMINNKTTAVRVIPVPGKKVGDEVEWGGLLGRCPIMPVKDAFSSEAFVARGGRIPAPVRSLTN
- the nth gene encoding endonuclease III, with the protein product MRVTKKIREKQLEILEETYRGAKPELHFSNPFELLIAVILSAQCTDKRVNITTARLFKKAATPAAIVALGISGLEEEIKDCGLFRNKAKNIMATCRTLVEEFGGEVPSDYDTLLKLPGVGRKTANVVTSVAFGRPAIAVDTHVFRIANRLKLAVGETPLAVEKGLMKVIPREKWSAAHHWLIYHGRRVCKANRPLCGECPLADVCPSRE